The following proteins come from a genomic window of Pyxidicoccus sp. MSG2:
- a CDS encoding serine/threonine-protein kinase: MPPKVIGPYRVLETLGSGGAGTVYRALDRRTNDEVALKLLSAGPALDARAARRLAREFDTLADLSHPNVVKVFESGVHQGWPYLAMELIEGLTLRHYLDMSGEDLLSNATGVTPRSPLSVRRTADDDFGTGSDSLSESQESGEAVFGLAAFADEAPSEDLASFAGGGLAGGGMSAAYDSDDSMEGLAPPPPAPRKPEVEDRVRVVRVEELNRPERMGRLKDAMLQVCEALAYIHGHGLVHRDLKPSNIMVDEDRQVRLMDFGLAKFLADDVAITEAGKLVGTYRYMAPEQILGEPLDGRSDLYSLGVILYELLSGRPPFDAKTPHELWRQVLETEPPPVLALNLHGDPQLARVAHRLIRKEPDDRFQTAEEVYEALSE; this comes from the coding sequence ATGCCACCGAAGGTCATCGGTCCCTACCGCGTCCTGGAGACGCTCGGCAGTGGCGGGGCCGGGACCGTCTACCGGGCCCTGGACCGCCGAACCAACGACGAGGTCGCGCTGAAGCTGCTCTCAGCCGGCCCCGCGCTGGACGCTCGTGCCGCGCGCAGACTCGCCCGCGAGTTCGACACGCTCGCGGACCTGTCCCACCCCAACGTCGTGAAGGTCTTCGAGTCCGGCGTCCACCAGGGCTGGCCGTACCTCGCCATGGAGCTCATCGAGGGGCTCACCCTCCGCCACTACCTCGACATGAGCGGCGAGGACCTCCTCTCCAACGCCACCGGCGTGACGCCGCGCAGCCCCCTCTCCGTGCGGCGCACCGCGGACGACGACTTCGGCACCGGCAGCGACAGCCTCTCCGAGTCCCAGGAGAGCGGCGAGGCGGTCTTCGGCCTGGCCGCCTTCGCCGACGAGGCTCCCAGCGAGGACCTCGCCAGCTTCGCGGGCGGCGGCCTGGCCGGCGGCGGCATGTCCGCCGCGTACGACTCGGACGACTCGATGGAGGGCCTCGCCCCCCCGCCCCCCGCGCCCCGCAAGCCCGAGGTGGAAGACCGCGTCCGGGTGGTTCGCGTGGAGGAGCTCAACCGCCCGGAGCGCATGGGGCGCCTCAAGGACGCAATGCTCCAGGTCTGCGAGGCGCTGGCCTACATCCACGGCCACGGGCTCGTGCACAGAGACCTCAAGCCGTCCAACATCATGGTGGACGAGGACCGGCAGGTGCGGCTGATGGACTTCGGCCTCGCCAAGTTCCTCGCGGACGACGTCGCCATCACCGAGGCCGGCAAGCTGGTGGGCACCTACCGCTACATGGCGCCGGAGCAGATTCTGGGCGAACCGCTGGACGGACGCTCCGACCTGTACAGCCTCGGGGTCATCCTCTATGAGCTCTTGAGCGGGCGGCCCCCCTTCGACGCGAAGACGCCGCACGAGCTCTGGCGTCAGGTGCTGGAGACGGAGCCGCCACCGGTGCTGGCGCTGAACCTTCACGGGGACCCGCAGCTCGCGCGCGTGGCCCACCGCCTCATCCGCAAGGAGCCGGACGACCGGTTCCAGACGGCCGAGGAAGTCTACGAGGCCCTTTCCGAGTGA